Below is a genomic region from Microbacterium sp. KUDC0406.
CCTCGAAGAGCCCGGGCGGCGGGGTGACGACGATGCGACCCGCGGCGACGTCGACCGTCGGCACGATGGCCTTCACGAACGGGACCATGACCTCGCGGTCGCCGGCCCTCACGATCACAAGGTCCTGCGCGGGCATGTGCTCGATGCGCACGACGCGGCCGATGACCTCGTCGTCGCGCACGACGTCGAGACCGGCGAGCTGATGGTCGTACCAGGCGTCGTCCTCGACCTCGTCGACGTCCTGGTCGATCCAGAGGATGGCGCGCACGAGCGACTCGGCGGCGGTGCGGTCCTCGACGTCGTCGAAGAAGACGACGGAGCTGCCGTTCATCACCCGGTACTCGCGGACGGTGATGGTCCTGCCGTGCCAGACGGATGCCTCGGGGACCTGCAGCGTGAACTCGGCACCGGGCACGAAGCGGCGGCCCGGATCATCGGTGTAGAGCTCGAGCTTGAGCCCGCCCTTGAGGCCGTGGGCCTTCAGCAGGCGACCGACGCGAAGCTGATTGCGTTCCTGGGCCACGTCAGTCGTCCGCGACGTCGACGCGCACACGGCGACCGTCGGCGAGGGCTGCGATCAGCGTACGCAGCGCCTTGGCGGTGCGGCCGCCGCGCCCGATCACGCGACCACGGTCATCCGGGTGCACGTGCACCTCGAGGAGGTCGCCACGAGACGACGCGGATGCGGTGATGCGGACGTCGTCCGGGTGATCGACGATCCCCTTGACGACGTGTTCGAGCGCGGCGGCGAGCACAGCGGATTACTCTGCGTCGGCAGCGGCCTCGGCCGCG
It encodes:
- the rimM gene encoding ribosome maturation factor RimM (Essential for efficient processing of 16S rRNA), producing MAQERNQLRVGRLLKAHGLKGGLKLELYTDDPGRRFVPGAEFTLQVPEASVWHGRTITVREYRVMNGSSVVFFDDVEDRTAAESLVRAILWIDQDVDEVEDDAWYDHQLAGLDVVRDDEVIGRVVRIEHMPAQDLVIVRAGDREVMVPFVKAIVPTVDVAAGRIVVTPPPGLFEELPTADASPEKDADGGSAAE
- a CDS encoding RNA-binding protein; amino-acid sequence: MLAAALEHVVKGIVDHPDDVRITASASSRGDLLEVHVHPDDRGRVIGRGGRTAKALRTLIAALADGRRVRVDVADD